In Leptospira kirschneri serovar Cynopteri str. 3522 CT, one DNA window encodes the following:
- the cas7i gene encoding type I-B CRISPR-associated protein Cas7/Cst2/DevR, which produces MTTKNNKNLFCTILTHAAPTSNYRGENEENRPVLQRINKNGKDYIIFSSESIRFALREIVATKLEGWGKDINRKRRDDLIDEDGKSQLSVQFYDYCNADLYADDFLFGYMIAMKEDIVKAVEKHGKEWVAKKDSVFKGNNAVALSPFRIEATFHQSPRNVDSPWSNTEKKNSILLNKEISHTAVQYPFALSGNDCRKNEKTIQWVKTLLDSIGELNNVGGGHTRNLYDFAPKSVVIRLTPKLAAGYDTYGFKEDGSWSELSRINENDLPRDEFYFAGEIVRNMKEADKARLNPKNLFENPDHLIEKIKTDFLG; this is translated from the coding sequence ATGACTACGAAAAACAATAAAAATTTATTCTGCACCATTCTTACTCATGCTGCTCCAACTTCTAATTACAGAGGAGAAAATGAAGAAAATCGCCCGGTACTCCAAAGGATTAATAAAAACGGAAAAGACTACATTATTTTTAGTTCAGAATCCATTCGTTTTGCCCTAAGAGAAATTGTCGCGACAAAGTTAGAAGGTTGGGGAAAAGACATCAACCGCAAAAGACGCGACGATCTAATCGATGAAGACGGTAAATCACAATTATCCGTTCAATTCTATGACTATTGTAATGCAGATTTATATGCCGATGATTTTCTATTCGGTTATATGATTGCAATGAAAGAAGATATTGTAAAAGCAGTTGAAAAACATGGTAAAGAATGGGTTGCTAAAAAAGATTCGGTTTTTAAGGGAAATAACGCTGTGGCCTTAAGTCCTTTTAGAATAGAGGCAACCTTTCATCAATCTCCGAGAAACGTAGACAGTCCTTGGAGTAATACCGAAAAAAAGAATTCGATTCTTTTAAATAAAGAAATTTCTCATACTGCGGTGCAGTATCCTTTCGCCTTGTCGGGAAATGACTGTAGAAAAAATGAAAAAACGATTCAATGGGTTAAAACTTTGTTAGATTCTATCGGGGAGCTAAACAATGTAGGAGGAGGTCATACGAGAAACTTATATGACTTTGCCCCAAAAAGTGTAGTGATTAGACTAACACCAAAACTTGCAGCAGGATATGATACTTATGGATTTAAAGAAGATGGTTCTTGGAGCGAATTAAGCAGAATCAATGAAAACGATTTACCTCGTGACGAATTTTATTTTGCCGGAGAAATAGTTCGTAATATGAAGGAAGCAGATAAAGCAAGACTTAACCCAAAAAATCTTTTTGAAAACCCGGATCATTTAATCGAAAAAATCAAAACTGATTTTTTAGGTTAA
- the cas5 gene encoding CRISPR-associated protein Cas5, producing the protein MEEFFIHIKAPFAAYRYFQAGNYRTTMPTIPHSAAYGLILNFAGIEMRTAVNEMTTLIKNVVKDYSFENEDFIPSLEIAIGDIENAKKGSVYQQLHTYPVGDASKGFREGTKGAKYHIIPTRREFLVGLNTMIGVRTNLSGFMKKIQSGLNGDIENRYGLPFAGDNNLLFNFLEIYEEAIYPATWYYPVTEDEIPETETVRLTVGIDRLNNSKTTAPLFATTKEKSLQPPPNAWVWTPKEPESI; encoded by the coding sequence ATGGAAGAATTTTTCATTCATATAAAAGCTCCTTTTGCCGCTTATCGGTATTTTCAGGCAGGAAATTATCGAACGACTATGCCCACGATACCGCATTCTGCAGCGTATGGTCTTATTCTCAACTTTGCCGGCATTGAAATGAGAACAGCGGTAAATGAAATGACTACTCTTATAAAAAATGTAGTTAAAGACTATTCTTTTGAAAACGAGGATTTCATTCCCTCTTTAGAAATCGCAATTGGAGATATTGAGAACGCGAAGAAAGGATCAGTGTATCAACAATTGCATACTTATCCAGTAGGTGATGCAAGCAAAGGATTTAGGGAAGGTACGAAAGGAGCAAAATACCATATCATTCCAACACGACGAGAATTTTTAGTCGGCTTGAATACGATGATCGGAGTTCGAACGAATCTATCTGGATTCATGAAGAAAATTCAGAGTGGACTGAATGGAGATATTGAAAATCGGTACGGTCTTCCTTTTGCAGGAGATAATAACTTACTTTTTAATTTTTTAGAGATTTATGAGGAAGCGATTTATCCGGCTACATGGTATTATCCCGTCACAGAGGATGAAATTCCTGAAACAGAAACGGTTCGTTTGACGGTTGGAATTGATCGACTGAACAATAGCAAAACCACCGCCCCTCTCTTTGCCACTACAAAAGAGAAATCGCTCCAACCTCCACCTAACGCGTGGGTTTGGACGCCGAAAGAACCCGAATCAATTTGA
- the cas2 gene encoding CRISPR-associated endonuclease Cas2 → MKHWRLVTYDIREPKRLRQVAKIMEGFGERIQYSVFRIHSTDRELEKLRWKLAKVIEKEDDVFYLTLCAKCASGAHTQEKKSAWPEAPKTLKIL, encoded by the coding sequence ATGAAACATTGGAGATTGGTGACTTACGATATTAGAGAACCGAAGCGACTTCGACAAGTGGCCAAAATTATGGAAGGGTTCGGAGAACGAATTCAATATAGTGTTTTTCGAATCCACTCTACCGATAGAGAGTTAGAAAAACTTAGATGGAAATTGGCTAAAGTTATCGAAAAAGAAGACGACGTATTTTACCTGACTCTTTGCGCTAAATGTGCCTCCGGAGCTCACACCCAAGAGAAAAAATCGGCCTGGCCAGAGGCTCCCAAAACACTCAAAATTCTATAA
- a CDS encoding type I-MYXAN CRISPR-associated endonuclease Cas4/Cas1 — MGIHSLLYCERLFYLEEVEGVLIADDRVFAGRTLHEELEPNEESSGRIESFHYTSETLEISGKVDRIQKRDGDWIPYEHKRGRAKIGKDGPEAWESDQCQVAVYALLLEEASGRTITEGKIRYHGSKDLVRIEINEELRSKALKAIDRAKELSGSTERPPIAENENLCKNCSLAPVCLPEETRIITEDEYEPVRLFPEKREKATIHVFGHDSRIKKSANVLLVEKASETGEKSKSEKIPIQEIESVNIHGNCQISSQMIKFLASEEIPVHWFSGGGNYIGGININPSGVQRRIRQFKALTVDTNRLSLAKKLVFAKCESQLRYLLRSTRGNNEIRNKTEGYLETIRSGLKNIELADSASQLLGIEGSSARAYFSALPTLIKNSDSSLVPNGRSKRPPKDPFNAALSFLYSLLYKSVRQAIISVGLDPSFGFYHTPRSSAEPLVLDLMELFRVSVCDIPLVGSINRKSWIDEDFEISKNKVWLSESGRKKATQLYETRLDDTWKHPVVNYSLSYYRMIELETRLLEKEWNGEAGIFAQARLR; from the coding sequence ATGGGGATTCATTCCCTACTTTACTGCGAGAGGCTTTTTTATTTAGAAGAAGTCGAAGGAGTCTTAATCGCGGACGATCGTGTTTTTGCGGGACGAACGTTACACGAAGAATTAGAACCCAATGAGGAATCTTCCGGAAGAATCGAATCCTTTCATTATACGAGCGAAACATTGGAAATTTCCGGTAAAGTAGATCGCATTCAGAAACGAGATGGCGATTGGATTCCTTACGAACATAAACGTGGCAGAGCCAAAATCGGTAAGGACGGTCCTGAGGCTTGGGAATCGGATCAATGTCAAGTTGCGGTCTACGCTCTGCTTTTAGAAGAAGCGAGCGGAAGGACCATTACTGAAGGAAAGATTCGATACCACGGAAGCAAAGATCTTGTAAGAATCGAAATCAACGAAGAATTACGTTCGAAAGCCTTGAAAGCAATCGACCGCGCGAAAGAGTTATCCGGCAGCACGGAAAGACCTCCTATCGCGGAAAATGAAAATTTATGTAAAAACTGTTCTTTAGCTCCGGTCTGTTTACCGGAAGAAACACGGATTATTACAGAAGATGAATATGAACCTGTTCGACTTTTCCCGGAGAAAAGGGAAAAAGCTACGATACATGTTTTTGGTCACGATTCAAGAATCAAAAAATCGGCGAACGTCCTTCTTGTGGAAAAGGCTTCTGAAACCGGAGAAAAATCGAAATCGGAAAAGATTCCTATTCAAGAAATTGAATCCGTAAATATCCATGGGAACTGTCAAATTTCAAGTCAAATGATCAAGTTTTTAGCTTCGGAAGAAATTCCGGTGCATTGGTTTTCGGGTGGAGGAAATTATATCGGCGGGATTAACATCAACCCTTCTGGCGTTCAAAGAAGAATCAGACAATTTAAAGCTCTCACTGTAGATACAAATCGTTTGAGTTTGGCGAAAAAATTAGTGTTCGCAAAATGTGAATCTCAACTCCGTTATTTACTCAGATCCACCCGCGGTAACAACGAAATCAGAAATAAAACGGAAGGTTATTTAGAAACGATTCGATCCGGACTTAAAAATATTGAACTTGCGGATTCTGCAAGTCAACTTTTAGGGATCGAAGGTTCATCCGCAAGGGCGTATTTTTCCGCTCTCCCAACATTGATTAAAAATTCCGATTCTTCCTTAGTTCCCAATGGAAGAAGTAAAAGACCTCCTAAAGATCCCTTCAACGCTGCTCTAAGTTTTTTATACTCCTTACTTTATAAGTCCGTTCGTCAGGCGATCATTTCGGTTGGCCTCGATCCAAGTTTTGGTTTTTATCATACTCCACGATCTTCCGCAGAACCTCTTGTATTGGACTTAATGGAACTTTTTAGAGTTAGTGTTTGCGATATCCCTCTTGTCGGAAGCATCAATCGTAAATCATGGATCGATGAAGATTTTGAAATCTCAAAAAATAAAGTATGGTTATCTGAGTCCGGACGTAAAAAAGCGACACAACTTTACGAAACGAGGTTAGACGACACATGGAAACATCCCGTCGTAAACTATTCACTTTCCTATTATAGGATGATTGAATTGGAAACAAGGCTTTTAGAAAAAGAGTGGAATGGTGAAGCAGGAATATTTGCTCAAGCGAGGTTACGATAA
- the cmx8 gene encoding type I-MYXAN CRISPR-associated protein Cmx8 yields MKKQMTKDNENLSSSPKFKNEKESKENLKEITLEYKLHELPSSQHKAGLAGLYLIIDWLDKQDINKELIKRTQISEAGLKVTLTKKDVKDLFDEIYKPIFIRVEDDKIRTKGKGENKKDIPPLDLYSKKFETKIFIYPSKPKAKLEPNKVLIQEIDNPNPSSKKNRKLYIYEEETKKKRKYPNNIDIEPIKTYSIEEEKIVYIYDDKYPFGSFLSQYDKNKENGLWIKLWRDMMWSTIRGIPTTRNEYKKYESENDPNIIKQWKILSSLTDFKTLKSQYFIGAQKVNAESINFQDIHKHFFLLNFFPFTIQTYASRKMEYDSNIKDYKLADNGYIVCIPDILRLKSFCEYFPDYMNQRSLDKAGYRPREAITFLPQIAGLDSLNKFHLILKRTLGNSFHEILHAQDIIHCEKDDKNIRIRNSIRIKPNFDFENKVMQYKKLYHNYHFQKEIIQNLLLNKSELNGFYELFKNYPYEEFFKFGANVRGEIGFKTDAKTYFEEQEIKFKGEQKMSEDGNVPKTIELLVHQIIRTYIFSKLEFKHQIIWDKDKKVLWSKSRNTPANDDDYKNKSKIAKDAFLAIRSRKDREDFINYFTSTICSVPHKLGEEEYIKLAESLYNAEEDTGWEKIRALSMLALSANS; encoded by the coding sequence ATGAAAAAGCAAATGACTAAGGATAATGAAAATTTGTCTTCCTCTCCAAAATTCAAAAATGAAAAAGAATCTAAAGAAAACCTGAAAGAAATTACTTTAGAATATAAACTTCATGAACTCCCATCCTCTCAACACAAAGCTGGGCTTGCCGGACTTTATCTAATCATAGATTGGTTAGATAAACAGGATATAAATAAGGAGCTTATAAAAAGAACGCAAATTAGCGAGGCGGGACTCAAGGTAACTCTTACGAAAAAAGATGTGAAGGACTTGTTTGATGAGATTTATAAGCCTATTTTTATAAGAGTGGAAGATGATAAAATCAGAACTAAAGGTAAAGGAGAAAATAAAAAAGATATTCCTCCTCTCGATTTGTATTCTAAAAAATTCGAAACAAAAATTTTTATTTATCCATCTAAACCAAAAGCAAAATTAGAACCTAATAAAGTTTTAATTCAAGAAATCGATAATCCAAACCCCAGCTCTAAAAAAAATAGAAAACTATATATATACGAAGAAGAAACTAAAAAGAAAAGAAAGTATCCAAATAATATTGATATTGAACCAATAAAAACTTATTCCATAGAAGAAGAAAAGATAGTTTATATTTATGACGACAAATACCCGTTTGGCTCATTTCTTTCTCAATATGATAAGAATAAAGAGAATGGTCTCTGGATTAAACTTTGGCGAGATATGATGTGGAGTACAATTAGAGGTATCCCTACCACTAGAAACGAATATAAAAAATATGAATCAGAGAATGATCCGAACATAATAAAACAGTGGAAAATCTTATCTAGTTTAACTGATTTTAAAACTCTTAAAAGTCAATATTTCATAGGTGCTCAGAAAGTAAATGCTGAATCAATAAATTTTCAAGATATTCATAAACATTTCTTTTTACTAAATTTTTTTCCTTTCACTATACAAACCTATGCTTCCCGAAAAATGGAATATGATAGCAATATTAAAGACTATAAGTTAGCAGATAATGGTTACATTGTCTGCATTCCAGATATATTAAGATTGAAATCATTCTGCGAATATTTCCCCGATTATATGAATCAGAGAAGTTTGGATAAGGCGGGATACAGGCCCAGAGAAGCCATTACATTTCTACCGCAGATAGCAGGCTTAGATTCTTTAAACAAATTTCATTTAATCTTAAAGAGAACGTTAGGTAATTCGTTTCATGAAATTCTTCATGCACAAGACATTATACATTGCGAAAAAGATGATAAGAATATAAGAATACGAAATAGTATCCGCATAAAGCCAAACTTTGACTTTGAGAATAAAGTCATGCAATATAAAAAGCTTTATCATAATTATCATTTTCAAAAGGAGATTATTCAAAATCTCTTATTAAACAAATCAGAACTTAATGGCTTCTATGAACTATTTAAGAATTATCCATATGAAGAATTTTTTAAATTTGGCGCCAATGTGCGTGGTGAAATCGGATTTAAAACAGATGCAAAGACATATTTTGAAGAACAGGAAATTAAATTTAAAGGAGAACAGAAAATGTCAGAGGATGGAAATGTTCCAAAAACAATAGAACTGTTAGTTCATCAAATTATTAGAACTTATATTTTTAGTAAACTGGAATTTAAACATCAAATAATTTGGGATAAAGATAAAAAAGTATTATGGTCAAAGTCAAGGAACACACCCGCAAACGATGACGATTACAAAAATAAGTCTAAAATTGCAAAGGACGCCTTTCTTGCAATTCGAAGTAGAAAAGATAGAGAAGATTTTATAAATTACTTCACTTCAACGATATGCTCTGTTCCGCACAAACTTGGTGAGGAGGAATATATTAAATTAGCGGAATCTTTGTATAACGCAGAAGAAGATACAGGCTGGGAAAAAATAAGAGCATTATCTATGCTTGCGTTATCTGCAAATAGCTAA
- a CDS encoding CRISPR-associated helicase/endonuclease Cas3, protein MEKLLAKSRTQDGREISLQEHSFDTENAAISIFRKESRFLNNWLRFFKIRKEDEEKFLLNLRVTCLFHDIGKANDDFQKAVREKGFFHQGIRHEHLSAFVLHLPEIRKWLSQNKDLDIPIITSAVLCHHLKATDKNDHQYKWLTDPLRDFVILNLFHEEVKIILKKVNQFLKSDIDIPQLNYKTFSPEDENWKKTFQSGAKESGILGFRLDENRKQLHLAIKAALIVSDSASSGLVRENHLIEKWISKAIHSDEIKENEILKEIIQKRMDDKKILELHQFQKQVATKGDRVLLMAGCGMGKTLAAWNWANEVSKKQKISKVIFLYPTRGTATEGFKDYASWAPEADATLMHGTSDYELDSMFQNPDDEKSKRDFRISEADERLFAIAFWSKKFFSATADQFLSFLQNNYKGICLLPVLSECALIVDEVHSFDKAMFSSLLSFLKYFDLPILCMTATLTPKNKQSLLELDLEQYPKEEDRKELENLINLENHPRYNKTVLENAEQAKEIAIKSFREGKRVLWVLNTVDRCQKTYEELTEELQTEVHCYHSRFKLSDRKTVHENTVNAFQGSNLNSIAVTTQVCEMSLDLDADVLISEFAPVSSMVQRFGRANRHLKKGDEFRAELYLYEVVGSLKPYSSDEINAAKNFLNNLPEKDISQNLLATKLEECSAQEYKTLPSASFIDGGYFALPSDYRDIEEFTAQAILDEDFPEVSQLLQSKKPIDPYILPVPDKRELNLRNEEHSLLPKYLKIVSRKYYNNKRGFAL, encoded by the coding sequence ATGGAGAAGTTGCTGGCGAAGAGTAGAACTCAAGACGGAAGAGAAATCTCCCTTCAAGAACATTCGTTTGATACGGAAAATGCGGCGATTTCAATTTTTAGAAAAGAATCGCGATTCTTAAATAACTGGCTTCGTTTTTTTAAAATAAGAAAAGAAGACGAAGAAAAATTTCTTTTAAATCTTCGTGTGACTTGTCTTTTTCATGATATTGGAAAAGCGAACGATGACTTTCAGAAAGCAGTAAGGGAGAAAGGATTCTTTCATCAAGGGATCAGACATGAGCATTTGAGCGCTTTTGTATTGCACTTACCTGAAATTAGAAAATGGCTTTCTCAAAACAAAGATTTAGATATTCCAATAATTACATCAGCAGTACTGTGCCACCATTTAAAAGCCACGGATAAAAACGACCATCAATATAAATGGTTAACAGATCCACTTCGTGATTTTGTAATATTAAATCTTTTCCATGAAGAAGTAAAAATAATTCTAAAAAAAGTAAACCAGTTCTTAAAAAGCGATATAGACATTCCTCAGTTGAACTATAAAACCTTCAGTCCAGAAGACGAAAATTGGAAAAAAACATTTCAATCTGGGGCAAAAGAATCTGGAATACTTGGTTTTAGATTGGATGAAAACAGAAAACAACTTCACCTTGCAATTAAGGCAGCGCTGATTGTTTCGGATAGCGCCTCGTCCGGTCTTGTAAGAGAAAATCATTTAATCGAAAAGTGGATATCAAAGGCCATTCATTCCGATGAAATTAAAGAAAATGAAATTTTAAAAGAAATCATTCAAAAAAGAATGGATGATAAAAAAATTCTCGAACTTCACCAGTTTCAAAAGCAAGTAGCAACCAAAGGTGATCGAGTCCTACTGATGGCCGGTTGTGGCATGGGTAAGACATTAGCAGCCTGGAATTGGGCGAATGAAGTTTCTAAAAAGCAAAAAATTAGCAAGGTCATTTTTCTTTATCCTACTCGCGGAACTGCAACAGAAGGATTCAAGGACTACGCATCTTGGGCTCCAGAAGCGGATGCAACCTTAATGCATGGAACTTCCGACTACGAATTGGATTCTATGTTTCAAAATCCTGACGATGAAAAATCAAAAAGAGATTTTCGTATTTCAGAGGCGGATGAACGGTTATTTGCCATAGCTTTTTGGTCAAAGAAATTCTTTAGCGCAACAGCGGATCAATTCTTAAGTTTCTTACAGAATAATTATAAAGGCATATGCCTATTACCCGTTCTTTCTGAATGCGCATTGATAGTAGACGAGGTCCATAGTTTCGACAAAGCAATGTTTTCATCGCTACTTAGTTTTTTAAAGTATTTTGACTTACCAATTCTTTGCATGACTGCAACTTTAACACCTAAGAATAAACAAAGTTTATTAGAACTAGATTTAGAACAATATCCTAAAGAAGAAGATAGAAAAGAACTAGAAAACTTAATAAACTTAGAAAATCATCCTAGATATAATAAAACCGTTTTAGAAAATGCAGAACAAGCAAAAGAAATTGCAATTAAAAGTTTTCGAGAAGGAAAGCGAGTCCTTTGGGTTTTGAATACAGTGGATAGATGCCAAAAAACGTATGAAGAATTAACGGAAGAATTACAAACAGAAGTTCATTGTTATCATAGCCGATTTAAATTATCAGACAGAAAAACTGTTCATGAAAATACGGTAAATGCTTTTCAAGGTAGCAACCTAAATTCTATCGCGGTCACTACTCAAGTTTGCGAAATGAGTTTGGATTTAGACGCAGATGTGTTGATTTCCGAGTTTGCACCGGTGTCTTCTATGGTTCAAAGATTCGGCAGAGCGAATCGACACCTTAAAAAAGGAGACGAATTTAGGGCAGAACTTTATTTATACGAAGTAGTCGGAAGTTTAAAACCATATTCTTCGGATGAAATAAATGCGGCAAAAAATTTCTTAAACAATCTTCCAGAAAAAGATATAAGTCAAAATTTATTAGCGACGAAATTAGAGGAATGTTCCGCACAAGAGTATAAAACACTTCCATCCGCATCCTTTATTGACGGAGGATATTTCGCCTTACCCAGCGACTACAGAGACATCGAAGAGTTCACAGCGCAGGCTATTTTGGATGAAGATTTTCCGGAAGTAAGTCAACTTTTACAATCTAAGAAACCGATTGACCCCTATATTCTACCCGTTCCCGATAAGCGGGAACTCAATTTACGTAACGAAGAACATTCGCTTTTACCCAAATACTTAAAGATAGTGAGCAGGAAATATTATAATAATAAAAGAGGGTTTGCATTATGA